TTTTGCAACCAATGTGGCCGGATTTTCCCATTCCCATCACGACCACCTTTCCCTGACAGTGAAATATTTTTTCGCAGGCCTGCGTGAAATTATCGTCAATGTACTGATCGAGCTGTGCCAGACCTTCGCGCTCAGTATTCAGAACCTGTTTGCCTGCCTGCTGAAAATCAAAACCGGGTTGGAGTTCAAAATGTGACATACCTGAGTGATCCTGCTTGGTTTGATGCTGTTAGTGAATGCGCTGATGTTCGGGTTAACCCAGCCATTCGCTAATTACACAAAGAACAGCACCGAGAGATAAACGAAAAACGCACAGAGTAACAGCGCGCCCGCGCCCTGTCCGATACGGCGTTTCCTGCTGAGGTACAGCGCCGCCAGTATCGTGCTGGCTCCTAGCATGACCCAATAGTCGCGCCGGAAGGCAAGGGGATTGACTGCGCCGGGTGAAAGCAGCGCCGGTACGCCCAACACGATGGCGATATTAAAAATATTCGAGCCGATGAGATTGCCCAGCGCAATATCATCTTCCTTTTTCAACGTACCAACAATGGCGGTGGCCAATTCAGGCAGGCTGGTGCCAATCGCCAGCACGGTGAGGCCGATGGTCAGTTCGCTGATATTAAAATAGCGGGCCAACACGGTGGCATTATCGATCACCATACGCGCGGCCATCGGTAAAATAATCAGACCGAGGATCAGCCATAAAATGGCGACCGTTTGATTACTGTCTTCCTGGGGCAGTTCAGCCAACTGCTCCCGAGTCAGGCTATCCACGCCTTCTTGTTGCGCCAGACGCGTCATGCGGATTATCAGGAACAGATACAGCCCGGCGGTGGTCAGGAGAATCATGCCGTCAGTGCGGCTCAGGTCGCTATCATGTAATAAAAAGCCACATAAAACGGTGATCAGCAGCATAAGCGGAAATTCCCGGCGCAACAGTTCTGAATGAACGGCCAGGGGGCGGATGAGCGTCGCACTGCCGAGAATCAAGAGAATGTTGGCGATATTCGAGCCCAGTACGTTGCCGACCGCCATGTCGATCTGATCGTTTAATGCGGCGGTTACGGAAACAATCAGTTCGGGCAGCGATGTCCCGACGCCGACGATGGTAAGACCGATAATGAAAGGCGGCAGGCCGATGGTGCGCGCGAGAATGGCGGCGCCATACACCAGACGATCGGCACCATATACCAGCAATATTAAACCAACGAACAGCAGTACCGTCGCAAAAAGCATTCAGCGTCCTTTTTAAGGTATAATCACTGGCTATACTCGCCATACTTCAAGTTGCATGAGCGTTGGCTGCGCTCACTTGCCGCTTTCCTGCAACTCGAATTATTGAGGTATATAAGTTTATAACCAGCATTTCTGGATGAATTTCAAATAAAATACGTTTCCATCATCAGCGTTAATTCTGACTGTGTAAGACGGAAAAGTAAAACCTATGGCGGTGATGTTCGGCCATTTTAGACAAGAACTTAGGGTAAGTTTTTGTAAAACTCGGGCTTTGCAGAGTATCAGCCATTAGGATTTAGAGATAAGGACGCATTATCGCTATTCGTTTAAAACAGAGGATCGTAGATAACACGTTGATCGGCAAGGAATATGAAATAATGAATCATAATGGTGTCAATCTGGTTGAGATTCGCGGTCTGAGCTTTCGGCGCGGAGAACGGCAGATTTTTACAGATATCACGTTGAATGTGCCCAAAGGGAAGGTTACCGCGATTATGGGGCCGTCCGGTATCGGTAAGACGACATTGTTGCGCCTGATTGGAGGGCAGCTTCAGCCGGACAGCGGGGAAATCTGGTTTGACGGCGACAATATTCCGTCGTTGTCGCGCACCGATCTCTATAACGCCCGCAAGAAAATGAGCATGTTATTTCAGTCTGGCGCGTTATTTACCGATCTGAACGTGTTTGATAATGTCGCCTGGCCGCTGCGCGAGCACAGCCGGCTGCCGAAGCCGTTGCTTCGCAGCACGGTGATGATGAAGCTGGAGGCGGTGGGGTTGCGAGGGGCGGCCAATCTGATGCCCGCGGAACTTTCCGGCGGGATGGCGCGGCGCGCGGCGTTGGCGCGGGCAATCGCGCTCGATCCGCAATTGATCATGTTCGACGAGCCCTTCGTCGGGCAGGACCCGATAACGCTGGGAACTCTGGTCAAACTGATTGATGAACTGAATCATGCGCTGGGTGTTACCTGCATTATCGTCTCCCATGATGTGCCGGAAGTCATGAGCATTGCCGATTACGCCTATATCATTGCCGAACGGCACGTCGTGGCGGAAGGTACGTCGGAACAACTGAAAATGAACGACGAACCCCGGGTGCGCCAGTTTATGGATGGCATTGCCGATGGTCCCGTCCCTTTTCGTTTACCGGCGGATGATTATAAAACCGCGCTGTTAGGTTCAGGGGGTTAACGGACTTATGTTATTACAGGCGTTGGCGTCGTTGGGACGTCAGGGAATTTCTACCTGTGCCTCGTTTGGCCGTGCTGGACTGATGCTGTTTAATGCGTTGGTGGGCAAGCCTGAATTCAGGAAACAGTGGCCGCTGCTGATCAAACAACTGTATAGCGTCGGTGTTCAGTCCCTGTTAATCATCATGGTATCCGGTCTGTTCATCGGTATGGTTCTCGGCTTACAAGGTTATCTTGTTCTGACCACCTACAGCGCGGAAGCCAGTCTGGGCATGATGGTGGCGCTTTCTCTGCTGCGTGAACTCGGCCCTGTGGTCACCGCGCTGCTGTTCGCCGGTCGGGCCGGATCGGCGCTGACGGCGGAAATTGGTCTGATGAAGACGACCGAGCAGTTGTCCAGCATGGAAATGATGGCGGTTGATCCACTACGCCGCGTCGTGGCGCCGCGTTTCTGGGCCGGGCTGATCAGTATGCCGTTACTGGCGGTGATTTTTGTCGCTGTCGGTATCTGGGGAGGGGCGCTGGTTGGCGTTGACTGGAAAGGCATCGACAGCGGTTTTTTCTGGTCTGCCATGCAGGGGGCCGTCGAATGGCGGCAGGATATACTGAACTGCGTGATTAAAAGTATCGTCTTCGCGATTACCGTGACTTGGATTGCACTGTTTAACGGCTATGATGCGATTCCTACTTCAGAAGGGATCAGTCGGGCGACCACCCGTACCGTTGTGCATTCATCGCTCGCGGTGTTGGGATTGGATTTTGTGCTGACAGCACTGATGTTTGGGAACTGATTCAATGCAAACAAAGAAAAATGAAGTTTGGGTTGGCGCATTCTTGCTGATTGCGCTGTGCGCCATCCTCTTTTTGTGCCTGAAGGTAGCCGATCTCAAGTCGATCGGTAGTGAGCCCACCTACCGTTTGTACGCGACGTTTGACAATATCGGCGG
This is a stretch of genomic DNA from Brenneria rubrifaciens. It encodes these proteins:
- a CDS encoding calcium/sodium antiporter — encoded protein: MLFATVLLFVGLILLVYGADRLVYGAAILARTIGLPPFIIGLTIVGVGTSLPELIVSVTAALNDQIDMAVGNVLGSNIANILLILGSATLIRPLAVHSELLRREFPLMLLITVLCGFLLHDSDLSRTDGMILLTTAGLYLFLIIRMTRLAQQEGVDSLTREQLAELPQEDSNQTVAILWLILGLIILPMAARMVIDNATVLARYFNISELTIGLTVLAIGTSLPELATAIVGTLKKEDDIALGNLIGSNIFNIAIVLGVPALLSPGAVNPLAFRRDYWVMLGASTILAALYLSRKRRIGQGAGALLLCAFFVYLSVLFFV
- the mlaF gene encoding phospholipid ABC transporter ATP-binding protein MlaF yields the protein MNHNGVNLVEIRGLSFRRGERQIFTDITLNVPKGKVTAIMGPSGIGKTTLLRLIGGQLQPDSGEIWFDGDNIPSLSRTDLYNARKKMSMLFQSGALFTDLNVFDNVAWPLREHSRLPKPLLRSTVMMKLEAVGLRGAANLMPAELSGGMARRAALARAIALDPQLIMFDEPFVGQDPITLGTLVKLIDELNHALGVTCIIVSHDVPEVMSIADYAYIIAERHVVAEGTSEQLKMNDEPRVRQFMDGIADGPVPFRLPADDYKTALLGSGG
- the mlaE gene encoding lipid asymmetry maintenance ABC transporter permease subunit MlaE — protein: MLLQALASLGRQGISTCASFGRAGLMLFNALVGKPEFRKQWPLLIKQLYSVGVQSLLIIMVSGLFIGMVLGLQGYLVLTTYSAEASLGMMVALSLLRELGPVVTALLFAGRAGSALTAEIGLMKTTEQLSSMEMMAVDPLRRVVAPRFWAGLISMPLLAVIFVAVGIWGGALVGVDWKGIDSGFFWSAMQGAVEWRQDILNCVIKSIVFAITVTWIALFNGYDAIPTSEGISRATTRTVVHSSLAVLGLDFVLTALMFGN